The following proteins come from a genomic window of Gloeomargarita sp. SRBZ-1_bins_9:
- a CDS encoding TIGR02652 family protein codes for MSPSWQYPIFGPEIPCPHCRQMIPALTLTDTYLCPRHGAFEANPETGELVHLQSGRRWRRWQQQWYRQHTHPDGIRFEIHEALDQLYSQGYRATKVTIAQRYQDLMTGYLEKTSRPGEDGCRYRLYGLPVAFSPHPSEDPCWEVINFVLDKEPGTPVRYPYLRLFD; via the coding sequence CCCGGAGATTCCCTGTCCCCATTGCCGGCAGATGATTCCGGCCTTGACATTGACGGATACCTATCTGTGTCCCCGCCACGGGGCCTTTGAAGCCAACCCGGAGACGGGGGAGTTGGTGCATTTGCAGTCGGGACGCCGCTGGCGCCGTTGGCAACAACAGTGGTACCGCCAACACACGCACCCGGATGGGATTCGCTTTGAGATTCACGAGGCTCTGGACCAGCTCTACAGCCAGGGTTACCGAGCAACCAAGGTCACGATTGCCCAGCGCTATCAGGACTTGATGACGGGCTATCTGGAAAAAACCAGCCGCCCCGGTGAAGATGGCTGCCGCTATCGCCTGTACGGGTTGCCGGTGGCCTTTAGCCCCCACCCCAGCGAAGACCCCTGTTGGGAAGTGATTAATTTTGTCCTGGATAAGGAGCCGGGGACGCCGGTGCGCTATCCCTATCTGCGGTTGTTTGACTAA